Proteins from one Thaumasiovibrio subtropicus genomic window:
- the ftsW gene encoding cell division protein FtsW gives MRTPMTMLSGSTAWLAQPDEVCWYDRQLVWLIFALLLVGLVAVTTASEPVATRLTGQPLYFAIRHGIFLVGSLIIGSVVVQIPLSRWMQISGPFLLVSLILLVAVLFVGHTVNGAQRWIPLGVFNLQPAELAKLSLLVFLSGYLVRRQEDVRSNFYSGFFKPMSVLAMMGALLLLQPDFGSFVVMLIITIGMLFLAGAKLWQFIVLVMAAGVAVAGMIMAAPYRLKRLASFMDPWADPFGSGYQLTQSLMAFGRGDWFGQGLGNSIQKLEYLPEAHTDFVFSVIAEELGLFGVTLVLLLLFGLVFKALAIGRRCVESQQLFGGYIAYGLSFWFAFQTLVNAGAASGLLPTKGLTLPLISYGGASLFIMATAVALLIRVDHEQRIAAVSMLHQEHSENDNESE, from the coding sequence ATGCGAACACCAATGACGATGTTATCCGGGTCCACAGCTTGGCTGGCGCAGCCAGATGAAGTGTGCTGGTACGATCGTCAATTGGTATGGCTAATTTTTGCTTTATTGTTGGTTGGCCTTGTCGCAGTGACGACGGCTTCTGAGCCAGTCGCGACTCGTCTTACTGGTCAACCGCTTTACTTTGCGATTCGGCACGGAATTTTTCTTGTTGGTTCCTTGATTATTGGCTCTGTGGTAGTGCAAATTCCGTTGAGTCGTTGGATGCAAATTAGTGGACCATTTTTACTTGTTTCACTGATTTTATTGGTGGCGGTGCTGTTTGTTGGCCACACAGTGAATGGTGCACAGCGCTGGATCCCGCTTGGGGTCTTCAATCTGCAACCCGCGGAACTCGCAAAGTTATCCTTATTGGTTTTTTTGTCGGGGTACTTGGTTCGTCGCCAAGAAGATGTAAGAAGTAACTTTTACAGCGGCTTTTTTAAACCGATGAGCGTACTCGCCATGATGGGAGCACTGTTGCTTTTGCAGCCTGATTTTGGCTCTTTTGTTGTGATGCTAATCATCACTATCGGCATGCTTTTTCTGGCTGGCGCCAAGCTGTGGCAATTCATTGTTTTAGTCATGGCCGCTGGCGTCGCTGTAGCTGGCATGATCATGGCGGCGCCATACCGACTGAAGCGCTTGGCATCATTCATGGATCCTTGGGCCGATCCTTTTGGTAGTGGCTATCAGCTCACTCAATCATTGATGGCTTTTGGGCGTGGTGACTGGTTCGGGCAGGGGCTGGGTAATTCAATCCAAAAACTTGAGTATCTACCAGAAGCACATACTGATTTCGTGTTTTCGGTGATAGCGGAAGAACTTGGTCTCTTTGGCGTCACTTTAGTACTGCTCTTGTTGTTTGGTTTGGTGTTTAAAGCACTGGCCATTGGGCGACGCTGTGTTGAATCTCAACAGCTCTTTGGCGGCTATATCGCTTATGGTTTGAGCTTTTGGTTTGCGTTCCAAACTCTTGTTAATGCAGGTGCGGCGTCCGGCTTATTGCCGACAAAGGGGCTCACATTGCCACTGATCAGCTATGGTGGCGCAAGTTTATTTATTATGGCAACGGCAGTAGCACTGTTGATACGCGTGGATCATGAACAACGTATCGCTGCTGTTTCGATGTTGCACCAAGAACACAGTGAAAATGACAACGAATCAGAATAA
- the murG gene encoding undecaprenyldiphospho-muramoylpentapeptide beta-N-acetylglucosaminyltransferase, giving the protein MTTNQNKKLLVMAGGTGGHVFPGLAVAHRLQAQGWQVRWLGTEDRMEAQLVPQHGIEIDFIRVKGLRGQGIKRLLAAPFQILGAVMQARRHISAYQPDVVLGMGGYVSGPGGVAAWLSGIPVVLHEQNAVAGLTNQWLAKIAKSVLQAFPGAFADKPVVGNPVRQDVVEMPSPESRFNGREGPLRVLVMGGSQGARVLNQTVPEAVAKLGQNVVVRHQAGKGNSESVGKAYMPAGVKVEVSDFIDDVAGAYAWADVIVCRSGALTVSELAAAGLGAVFVPFMHKDRQQALNADHLVDAGAAVMIEQPDLTADKLAEQLTLLNRDRLMKMASRAREMAILDADQQVADVIASYAK; this is encoded by the coding sequence ATGACAACGAATCAGAATAAAAAACTATTGGTAATGGCAGGTGGTACGGGTGGACATGTGTTCCCGGGACTTGCTGTTGCCCACCGTCTCCAAGCACAAGGTTGGCAAGTTCGCTGGCTTGGTACGGAAGATCGTATGGAAGCGCAACTTGTGCCGCAACATGGCATTGAAATTGATTTTATTCGAGTAAAAGGGCTGCGAGGTCAAGGCATCAAACGCCTTTTAGCGGCACCTTTTCAAATCCTTGGTGCTGTCATGCAAGCGCGACGTCATATTAGCGCATATCAGCCTGATGTGGTGCTAGGCATGGGCGGGTATGTCAGTGGTCCAGGCGGTGTTGCGGCTTGGCTAAGCGGTATTCCCGTTGTACTACATGAGCAAAATGCGGTCGCGGGTTTGACGAATCAATGGCTAGCAAAGATTGCGAAATCTGTTCTGCAAGCCTTCCCAGGGGCGTTTGCTGATAAGCCCGTTGTCGGTAATCCAGTGCGACAAGATGTCGTGGAAATGCCATCGCCCGAGTCACGTTTCAATGGTCGCGAAGGGCCGTTGCGTGTACTGGTGATGGGGGGCAGTCAAGGAGCGCGGGTATTGAATCAAACCGTACCTGAAGCGGTTGCCAAATTAGGTCAAAATGTTGTGGTGCGCCATCAGGCCGGAAAAGGGAATAGCGAATCGGTTGGTAAAGCGTATATGCCAGCGGGCGTGAAGGTCGAAGTTTCAGACTTTATCGATGATGTTGCGGGTGCTTACGCATGGGCGGATGTGATCGTATGTCGATCTGGCGCGCTGACCGTCTCTGAACTTGCCGCGGCTGGCTTGGGTGCCGTGTTTGTTCCCTTTATGCACAAAGACCGCCAACAAGCACTAAACGCTGACCATCTTGTCGATGCAGGCGCGGCTGTGATGATAGAACAGCCAGACTTAACCGCTGACAAACTGGCAGAGCAACTAACACTTTTAAACCGTGACCGACTGATGAAGATGGCTAGCCGGGCACGAGAGATGGCGATTTTGGATGCTGACCAACAGGTCGCTGATGTCATTGCCTCTTACGCGAAATAA
- the murC gene encoding UDP-N-acetylmuramate--L-alanine ligase: protein MGKLDNQQLAKIRTMVPEMRRVERIHFVGIGGAGMSGIAEVLINEGYQITGSDIAANLVTARLESKGARIYLGHEPENIAGASVVVVSTAINPENPELLAAREARIPVVRRAEMLAELMRYRHGIAVAGTHGKTTTTAMVTQIYSEAGLDPTFVNGGLVKSAGTNARLGCSRYLIAEADESDASFLHLQPMVSIVTNIEPDHMDTYGGDFNVLKQTFIDFLHNLPFYGLAVMCVDDPVVRELLPQVGRQVVTYGFSDDADVRISHYRQQGHQGHFSIERRDRPTLNITLNVPGKHNALNAAAAIAVATEEEVADEAILNALATFGGTGRRFDHLGEFDTGNGKAMLVDDYGHHPSEVDVTIDAARAGWPDRRLVMIFQPHRYSRTRDLYDDFANVLDKVDVLIMLDVYSAGEDPISGADGRSLCRTIRNRGKLDPVFVADKENLPATLANILQDNDLVLTQGAGDVGKIARELADFELNITNMQQKVV, encoded by the coding sequence ATGGGTAAACTCGATAATCAACAGCTGGCAAAAATCCGAACCATGGTACCTGAAATGCGTCGTGTTGAACGTATTCACTTTGTAGGTATTGGTGGTGCGGGGATGAGTGGTATCGCTGAGGTTCTGATCAATGAAGGCTACCAAATCACGGGTTCAGATATCGCCGCCAATCTCGTGACTGCTCGCCTTGAAAGTAAAGGTGCTCGTATTTACTTGGGTCATGAGCCAGAAAACATCGCAGGTGCGAGTGTTGTTGTCGTATCGACGGCGATCAACCCAGAAAACCCAGAGTTGCTTGCAGCGCGAGAGGCGAGGATTCCGGTTGTGCGTCGTGCTGAAATGCTGGCTGAGCTAATGCGTTATCGCCATGGTATTGCGGTTGCGGGCACGCATGGCAAGACGACGACCACGGCAATGGTCACGCAAATCTATTCAGAAGCCGGCCTTGATCCGACGTTTGTGAATGGCGGCTTGGTAAAGAGTGCGGGGACCAATGCGCGTTTGGGATGCAGTCGTTACTTGATTGCCGAGGCGGATGAAAGTGATGCCTCTTTTCTGCACCTTCAGCCAATGGTCAGTATCGTTACCAACATTGAACCAGACCATATGGATACCTATGGCGGTGACTTCAATGTCCTTAAGCAAACGTTTATCGACTTCCTTCACAATCTGCCGTTCTATGGATTGGCCGTCATGTGCGTGGATGATCCGGTAGTGAGAGAGCTACTCCCACAGGTGGGACGTCAAGTCGTCACGTATGGCTTCTCCGATGATGCAGATGTACGTATTAGTCACTATCGTCAGCAAGGACATCAAGGACACTTCTCCATTGAGCGTCGTGACCGCCCGACCTTGAATATCACACTGAATGTTCCGGGTAAGCACAATGCCCTTAATGCGGCCGCGGCCATTGCGGTTGCGACTGAAGAAGAAGTGGCAGATGAAGCGATTCTGAATGCGTTAGCTACCTTCGGTGGGACTGGTCGACGTTTTGATCATCTCGGCGAATTCGATACTGGCAACGGCAAAGCGATGTTAGTTGATGATTATGGTCATCACCCGAGTGAAGTTGATGTGACGATTGATGCTGCTCGCGCAGGCTGGCCAGATCGCCGACTGGTCATGATATTCCAGCCTCACCGTTATAGCCGTACGCGTGATCTCTATGATGATTTTGCCAATGTACTTGATAAAGTGGATGTACTCATCATGTTAGATGTCTATTCCGCTGGAGAAGATCCTATTTCTGGTGCGGATGGACGTTCTCTTTGTCGGACAATTCGTAACCGAGGCAAATTAGATCCTGTCTTTGTCGCAGACAAGGAAAATTTACCTGCTACCTTGGCCAATATTCTGCAAGATAATGACTTAGTATTGACGCAAGGTGCGGGGGATGTGGGCAAGATTGCTCGAGAACTTGCTGATTTTGAACTCAATATAACAAATATGCAACAAAAGGTTGTGTAA